GCTTTATCACTAAACGTTTTTGCCTTCGCTGTATTGTTTAATAAAATGTAGGCTGTACTTAATTGATTGTAAAAATCGATTTCCATTTTGTTATCATCAATAATATAATCTAGTCCTGCTTCCAAAACATCAACTGCTTTTTGGGCTTGGTTTAATTGGTTTAATGCAACCCCATTAATTAAATAAAATAATGGTTGTGCTGGATATTTTTGAAGTACCTCATTACTCTTTTTCTCTGCTACATTAAACTTTTGCAAATCTATGTAAAGTAACAATACATTTCGAAGTACATTAAAATTATCTGTATCAATTTTTAGTGCCGCTTCAAAATATTCTAAAGCCTTTGGTTTATTGCTTTTTGATAAATAATATTGACCCAGTTCTATAAGGGTTTTACTGTTTTTGCTATTCCCTACTAAGGTTGTTGCTTCAACTAAATCGGCTTCGTATTGTGGATTTTTGCCAACAAACTGAACAAAATCAGTAAGCACTTTAAGCTTTGCTTCAGGTTTTATCTCTGGGCTTTTAATTACAATTTTCATCGATTCAATAGCCTTTTGAGCATTATTATCATCTAAATAAAACTTGTATAAAGCTAAATGAACAATTTGTGAATTGGGGTTAGTTTTCAGCAACTCTTTAGCTGTTTCAAATGCTTTTTCCTTTTCATTATTTTCGCTATAACGGAAGATAAGTTGCAGGTAATTAGATTCTTTATCCGGATTATCTTCTAAACGCGCTTCTAAATTTTTAATCTGATCCTTTTTACGTCCCGTAGCCTCATAAATTTGATTCCGCATGATGTCTCTGGCTACCGAAACACCAAATTCAGCATCTAATTCATCCAAAATTTTTAAAGCATCTTTATACTCTTTTGTTTTTACGTACAATGCCGCTAAATTCTCTTTATAATCGGAGTGAAATTTCACCAATTGCTTAACGGTTTTAATGGCTTTGTCATACTCATTTTGTTCCATGTAAAACCCATATAACACGTCTAAAAACCACTCGTTATTGGGATCTTTATTTACGGCTTTTTTTAAGGCATCTTCGGCAGCTCCAAAATTTTTGAGTTTATTGTAATTTTTACCTAACTCAAAATATAAAACAGGCACAGAATTATCTAGTTCAATACATTTTAAAAGTGCAGAAACCGAACGATCGTAATTTTCAATGCCCTTTTGAGTTAAAGCTTCGTAAAATAACTCTTGAAATGTATCTTCAACATTCCCTAAATCGTCTTCAGGCTTTTTATTAAAATCTACTTGTGCATGATTCGTCTGCGGAAATATTAGAATTCCGAAGAGCAAGATAAGTATGTAGATTTTTTGTTTCATATAAGACTGATACTATTATTTTATTTGAGCGTTACCACAAGGGTCGGGCTTTTTGCTATATCTTTTTTGCTTTTGATGGCAAAAAAGGATGCCGCTTCAATCCCTAACGCACCTATTGCCTGCACTTTGTTAATGCAAAAGTTATTCCAACTCATTTACAATGAGATCTCGAATTTAATTCGAATTCACTCAGTATAAATTTAGGAATTATTCTAAAACGGAATAATCACCTATACTAATACTGGTAAACTTTCCATCAAACTTCACATGATTACCAATCATCGCTTCATCTAAATTGGCATTTTTGATACTTGTATTGGTTTGTATTAAACTATTTTTAATGGTTGAATTTTCAATAATACTGTGATCTCCAATAGACACATTAGGGCCCACCGTACTGTTTTTAAGCACCACGTTTTCTCCAATAAAACATGGTTCAATAATTTTTGAACCTTCTAATTTTACTGATGAAGCCACTAATTGCTCTTCACCATCTGCTTTTAAAAACCCTAACATTCTGGTGTTGGTTTCAACAGTAATAGCTTTGTTACCGCAATCCATCCACTCATCAACAGTTCCTGTTTTAAATACCTTACCATCTGCCATCATACGTTTTATACCATCATTAATTTGGTATTCACCCCCATTGGTAACGTTTTCATCTAAAATTTGTTGTAGTTTTTCTTTTAAAATGGATACATCTTTAAAATAATAAATACCTATTACGGCTTGGTCACTTACGAAGCTTTCTGGTTTTTCAACTAACTCAACAATCTCTTGGTTCGCATTTAATTTTACAACACCATAAGCTTCAGGGTTTTCAACCTGTTTCGTCCAAATAACGCTGTCGGCTGTTGGGTCTAAATCGAATTCAGCTCGAATTAGGGTATCAGCATAAGCAATTACAGCAGGCCCCGATAAAGATGGTTTTGCACACATAATAGCATGTCCTGTCCCTAAAGGTAAATCTTGGCGATAAATAGATGCTTTGGCACCTAAATCGGTTGCTAATTTCTTTAAACTCTCCACAACATCGTCACCAAAAAAAGCAGGATCACCTAATACAAAAGCAATTTCTTCAATAGGTTGCTTTAATACTTTCGCAATGTCTTTTACCAAACGATGTACGATAGGCTGACCCGCAACAGGAATTAAAGGTTTTGGTACGGTTAAACTGTGGGGGCGCAAACGAGAACCCCGTCCTGCCATTGGTACTATTATTTTCATTCTTCTTCCTAAACCTCTCCAAGGAGAGGGATTTTTTATTAGAATTAATATTTATTTATAGCTCTTAATCTCTCCAAAGGGGAGAAACTATTATGTTAAACTTTCTACAAATAATTTTATACGTTTAAGTTTTCCCTTTTGGGAAATCAACGGGATTAATTATTTTGTTCCTGTACTTCCAAAACCACCTTCACCTCTAACAGTTTCTGAAAGTTCTTCTACGGCAATCCATTCAGCACGATCATGTTTAGCGATTACTAATTGCGCAATACGTTCGCCATTATGTACAATAAAATCTTCATTTGAAAGATTCACTAAAATCACACCTACTTCACCTCTGTAATCGGCATCAATAGTTCCAGGAGCATTTAAAACGGTAACCCCTTTTTTTGCAGCCAAACCACTTCGAGGGCGCACTTGTGCCTCATAACCTATTGGTAATTCTATGAACAAGCCTGTTCCTACGATGCTACGCTCTAAAGGTTTTAATATTCTTGATTCTGATAAATTAGCTCTTAAATCCATTCCTGCCGATGCCTCCGTTTCATAATGTGGCAAAGCATGATTCGATTTGTTTATAATTTTTATTTTCATATTATCGTTTTAACAATCGTTTTAGTTCTCTTTTCTCAAACATCATTACACTCCCCAAAAATAAGAAAACTAAAAAAGTATTAATGTAATAATTAGCATTTGTATTTAATGCAATGATAGATAGTATAATTGCTAACACAAGATATCCTAGAATTTTCTTGAGATCGTACGGAACCATATAGTGTTTTTGACCAATTGCATAAGACAGCACCATCATAACACCATAAGCTGCCAAAGTTGCCCAAGCCGATGCTATAAAGCCCATATTTTCAATTAAATATATATTTAAAACAACAGTAATTACAGCACCTACTATAGATAAGTACATTCCATATCTTGTTTTATCGGTTAGTTTGTACCAAATGGCTAAATTAAAATAGATGCCTAAGCATAAGTTTGCCAGTAATACTATTGGCACTATAGAAATGGCTTGCCAATAACTTTCGTCTTTAACCAATATTATTTTAAAAATATCTAAATATGAAATAATGAAAACTAACATGAAACTACCCACAATTACGAAATACTTCATAATTAACGCATAAGTTTCCTTAGCGTTTATTTCTTTAGAATGTGAAAAGAAAAATGGTTCTGCTCCTAAACGAAATGCTTGAACAAAAATAGTCATAAACATAGCTATTTTGTAACAACCACTATAGGCACCGTTTATGTCTTTTCCTAATAAATAGGGTAAAATCCATTTATCAAAATTTTCATTAATTACATAAGCTAAACCAGCCACCATGATTGGCCAACCATAATTTAAAAATTGTTTAAATAGCCGTTTGCTAAACTCTAATTTCGTTTTAAAAAAATAAGGTAAAAGCAATAAAAAAGTAACCAAACTTGCTATAAAATTGGCTATAAAAATATATTGAACCAAGTCGGAATTGTCGTAATAAGGAACGCTTATGTTAAACTTTGGTATGGCCCACAAGAAGAAATAATTAAGTAAAACATAAATTAAAATATTAGCAATTTTTATGGCTCCAAATTTAATAGGTCTCCCTGTGGCTCTCAAATAAGCAAATGGTGCTACCACAAGCGTATCTAAAACCAATAAGCCTAAAAGTAAATTAAAATATTTTTGGGAAATATTCAACCAAACTGAAAGCTGCTGATTAAATGCAAGTACCACAATTAAAAATAATAGTGTTGTTACTGTTAAACTTATAAAAGTGGTTGAAAACACAGTGTTTTTCTCTTCAGATTTATTAAAAAATCTAAAAAAAGCAGTTTCCATTCCATAGGTTAACAGAACATTGAAAAAAGCTGCATAGACATAAAAAGTTGTATTATCAGAATAGCTTGTAGTTTCTAATGTTCCAGTATGAAGAGGTACCAACAAAAAGTTCATTAAGCGAGGTAAAACCGTTGCTAATCCATAAATAATAGTGTCTTTAAAAAACTTTTTTAATACGCTCAAAGGAGTTTGTTTTTAAGCTGTTAAAAATACGTTTTTAGCCAATGCAAACCAAAGATAAATTATTGGTTCCTAGACCATGTTCTACTAAACTATAAAGCTTATTTTTTATTGATATTTTCAATTTTAAAATATTTTACTTTATCAGAAGTTTTATAACTCACGATACATACATTTTCTTTAAGTTGAAAAGGTGACTTTTTTGTCAATACAGGAACTTTGTTTCCATATTCTCTATAAGGTTCATGGCTCATGATAATATCATTTTTAAGCTTGGTTCTGTTCTCAAACCTACCTATATATACTGAATTACTTTTAAGTTTCAATTTGGTTTGTTTTCCGTGAAAATAAACACTGTCAAATTCAATATTTTTAGGATTCTTTTCAATGCTTATAAAAATATTTATTCCCGAAACATCTGCTTTTGAGTCCAATGACCATTCTTGGTAATATACCTCTCCTAACTCAAATGATACCTTGGTTTCAAATTCTTTACCAGTTGCACATTGTGAAAAAATAACAAACATAAAAAGTAAGGAAAATGGGTTTTTGAATAATTTCATCTTTATAAATATTAATATTATAAAGATAACTTTTCAAAAGTGATGCCATAAAAAAACCTCACTTAAAGTGAGGTTTGATATTATTATAAAATTTTGGAACTAATTAAGTAGTATATTAAATTAATTATTTAAAGCTTCAGCTCCACCAACAATTTCTAAAATTTCATTGGTAATAGAAGCTTGACGTGCTTTGTTGTATGTTAATTTAAGTTGATCTCTTAACTCTGTTGCATTATCTGTTGCTTTATGCATCGCAGTCATACGAGCACCGTGTTCGCTAGCAAAAGAGTCTCTAATACCTTTGTACAATTGTGTTTTTAATGACTTAGGAATTAATTGCTCAACGATTTCAATTTTTGAAGGCTCAAAAATGTAATCCAAATTGACGTTAGTATCACTTTTTACTGGTATTATTGGTAAAAATTGCTCAACCATTACCTCTTGAGTTGCTGCATTTTTAAACTTGTTGTATACAATTTCGATTTTATCGAACTCGCCTACAACAAATTTACCCATTAACATTTCAGCAATTTCAGCAACATTATCAAAGGTTAAATCCTCATAAATATCACTATTATTAGAAATAATTTTATTAGTCTTTTTAAACGCATCGTTTGCCTTTTTTCCAATAGTTAAATACGAAACTTCTTGGTTGGCATACGTTTTAGATGTTAATCTATTAACTTCTTTTATAATATTAGAATTAAAGGCCCCTGCTAGACCTCTATTAGAAGTAACAGCAACAATTAAAACCTTTTTCACCTCACGTTGCTCAGAATATTTACTTCCAGAATCTACATCTAAAGTAGCACTTAAACTTTGTAAAAGTTCGGTTAACTTATCTGCATAAGGACGCATTGCTGTAATAGCATCTTGAGCTTTCTTTAACTTTGCAGCCGATACCATTTTCATGGCACTGGTAATCTGCATGGTTGAAGATACCGATGTGATTCTATTGCGTATTTCTTTTAAATTTGCCATTTTTTCCTCTCCTAACCTCTCCAAAGGAGAGGGATTGATTCGTTAAATATGAAATTCCCGTTGCTATTTTCTCCCCTTTGGGGAGATTAAGAGGGGATTAAGCTCTATATTTTCCTGATAAATCTTTAGCTACAGCTGTTAATGTATCTGTAACTTCATCAGTTAATTTTCCTGCTTTTAAGTCTGCTAATACATTCGCATGTTTCGCTTTTAAGAATTCTAAATAATCTCTTTCAAATTCTTTTACTTTTTCAACAGGTACATCTCTTAACAAGTTTTTAGATCCTGCATAGATAATAGCAACTTGATCTTCCACTGTAAATGGATCGTTTTGAGCTTGTTTCAAAATCTCAACGTTACGTTTACCTTTGTTAATTACATTTAAAGTAACGGCATCTAAATCTGAACCAAACTTAGCAAATGCTTCTAATTCACGATATTGTGCTTGGTCTAATTTTAAAGTACCTGCTACTTTTTTCATGGATTTAATCTGTGCATTACCTCCAACACGAGATACAGAAATACCTACATTAATTGCTGGACGTACACCAGAGTTAAATAAATCTCCATCTAAGAAAATTTGCCCATCAGTAATCGAAATTACGTTTGTTGGAATATATGCAGAAACGTCTCCCGCTTGTGTTTCAATAATTGGCAATGCTGTTAAAGAGCCGCCTCCTTTTACAATGCCTTTAAGAGACTCCGGAAGATCGTTCATGTTTTTAGCTATCTCGTCATTATTAATAACTTTTGCAGAACGCTCTAATAATCTAGAGTGAAGGTAGAAAACGTCACCTGGATACGCCTCACGTCCTGGTGGACGACGTAATAACAAAGATACCTCACGGTAAGCTACTGCTTGCTTAGATAAATCATCAAACACGATTAATGCTGGACGACCAGTATCTCTAAAATATTCTCCAATAGAAGCTCCTGTAAACGGTGCATATACTTGCATTGCTGCAGGATCAGATGCATTTGCTGCTACGATAGTTGTATAAGCTAAAGCACCTTTTTCTTCTAAAGTTTTAGCAATTAAAGCTACTGTTGATGCTTTTTGACCAACGGCAACATAGATACAATATACAGGTTTTCCTGCATCGTAAAATTCTTTTTGATTTAAGATAGTGTCTATACAAACGGCTGTTTTACCAGTTTGACGGTCACCAATAACCAACTCACGTTGACCACGACCTACAGGAATCATCGCATCGATAGATTTGATACCTGTTTGTAATGGCTCGGTAA
The genomic region above belongs to Mariniflexile litorale and contains:
- the atpA gene encoding F0F1 ATP synthase subunit alpha — translated: MAEVKPAEISAILKQQLAGFEASASLDEVGTVLTVGDGIVRAYGLANAQYGELVEFEGGLEGIVLNLEEDNVGIVLLGVSKGVKEGSTVKRTGRIASINVGEGIVGRVVDTLGNPIDGKGPIVGKTYEMPLERKAPGVIFREPVTEPLQTGIKSIDAMIPVGRGQRELVIGDRQTGKTAVCIDTILNQKEFYDAGKPVYCIYVAVGQKASTVALIAKTLEEKGALAYTTIVAANASDPAAMQVYAPFTGASIGEYFRDTGRPALIVFDDLSKQAVAYREVSLLLRRPPGREAYPGDVFYLHSRLLERSAKVINNDEIAKNMNDLPESLKGIVKGGGSLTALPIIETQAGDVSAYIPTNVISITDGQIFLDGDLFNSGVRPAINVGISVSRVGGNAQIKSMKKVAGTLKLDQAQYRELEAFAKFGSDLDAVTLNVINKGKRNVEILKQAQNDPFTVEDQVAIIYAGSKNLLRDVPVEKVKEFERDYLEFLKAKHANVLADLKAGKLTDEVTDTLTAVAKDLSGKYRA
- a CDS encoding oligosaccharide flippase family protein, which codes for MSVLKKFFKDTIIYGLATVLPRLMNFLLVPLHTGTLETTSYSDNTTFYVYAAFFNVLLTYGMETAFFRFFNKSEEKNTVFSTTFISLTVTTLLFLIVVLAFNQQLSVWLNISQKYFNLLLGLLVLDTLVVAPFAYLRATGRPIKFGAIKIANILIYVLLNYFFLWAIPKFNISVPYYDNSDLVQYIFIANFIASLVTFLLLLPYFFKTKLEFSKRLFKQFLNYGWPIMVAGLAYVINENFDKWILPYLLGKDINGAYSGCYKIAMFMTIFVQAFRLGAEPFFFSHSKEINAKETYALIMKYFVIVGSFMLVFIISYLDIFKIILVKDESYWQAISIVPIVLLANLCLGIYFNLAIWYKLTDKTRYGMYLSIVGAVITVVLNIYLIENMGFIASAWATLAAYGVMMVLSYAIGQKHYMVPYDLKKILGYLVLAIILSIIALNTNANYYINTFLVFLFLGSVMMFEKRELKRLLKR
- a CDS encoding tetratricopeptide repeat protein; the protein is MKQKIYILILLFGILIFPQTNHAQVDFNKKPEDDLGNVEDTFQELFYEALTQKGIENYDRSVSALLKCIELDNSVPVLYFELGKNYNKLKNFGAAEDALKKAVNKDPNNEWFLDVLYGFYMEQNEYDKAIKTVKQLVKFHSDYKENLAALYVKTKEYKDALKILDELDAEFGVSVARDIMRNQIYEATGRKKDQIKNLEARLEDNPDKESNYLQLIFRYSENNEKEKAFETAKELLKTNPNSQIVHLALYKFYLDDNNAQKAIESMKIVIKSPEIKPEAKLKVLTDFVQFVGKNPQYEADLVEATTLVGNSKNSKTLIELGQYYLSKSNKPKALEYFEAALKIDTDNFNVLRNVLLLYIDLQKFNVAEKKSNEVLQKYPAQPLFYLINGVALNQLNQAQKAVDVLEAGLDYIIDDNKMEIDFYNQLSTAYILLNNTAKAKTFSDKAKQLETSN
- a CDS encoding sugar phosphate nucleotidyltransferase; amino-acid sequence: MKIIVPMAGRGSRLRPHSLTVPKPLIPVAGQPIVHRLVKDIAKVLKQPIEEIAFVLGDPAFFGDDVVESLKKLATDLGAKASIYRQDLPLGTGHAIMCAKPSLSGPAVIAYADTLIRAEFDLDPTADSVIWTKQVENPEAYGVVKLNANQEIVELVEKPESFVSDQAVIGIYYFKDVSILKEKLQQILDENVTNGGEYQINDGIKRMMADGKVFKTGTVDEWMDCGNKAITVETNTRMLGFLKADGEEQLVASSVKLEGSKIIEPCFIGENVVLKNSTVGPNVSIGDHSIIENSTIKNSLIQTNTSIKNANLDEAMIGNHVKFDGKFTSISIGDYSVLE
- the dut gene encoding dUTP diphosphatase; the encoded protein is MKIKIINKSNHALPHYETEASAGMDLRANLSESRILKPLERSIVGTGLFIELPIGYEAQVRPRSGLAAKKGVTVLNAPGTIDADYRGEVGVILVNLSNEDFIVHNGERIAQLVIAKHDRAEWIAVEELSETVRGEGGFGSTGTK
- the atpG gene encoding ATP synthase F1 subunit gamma: MANLKEIRNRITSVSSTMQITSAMKMVSAAKLKKAQDAITAMRPYADKLTELLQSLSATLDVDSGSKYSEQREVKKVLIVAVTSNRGLAGAFNSNIIKEVNRLTSKTYANQEVSYLTIGKKANDAFKKTNKIISNNSDIYEDLTFDNVAEIAEMLMGKFVVGEFDKIEIVYNKFKNAATQEVMVEQFLPIIPVKSDTNVNLDYIFEPSKIEIVEQLIPKSLKTQLYKGIRDSFASEHGARMTAMHKATDNATELRDQLKLTYNKARQASITNEILEIVGGAEALNN